The Roseimicrobium gellanilyticum DNA segment TGATGAAGCGGGTGCGGTTGTTCGCCCGGACCAGAACGCCATTTCCCTTCAGTGGAAGGCCGTGCTTCAGCTTGAGTTCCTCTGCCCGTTCGACATCACGGGCGGGATCGACCACGTCCACCTTGACGCGGACCTTCTTGGCGCGGCGGTATTCCTCCACCAAGGTGTGCACGTCGGTCATGATGGGCGAGTCCCGGGTGAAGACCACGGTGAGCTCCACGTCCTTTTTCAGTTCCTTGATGTAGCCCGTGGTGGCCTCGCTCAGGGTGTAGTCCTTGCTTGGGGTGAGGTCGAACCTCCAATAATGGCGATAGCTGAGGTAGTTCACCAGGCCAAAGAGCACCAGACAGATGGCGAGCTGCACCAGCACATTCACCCCGATGCTGAGCCGGCGCAGTGGCTTGGGCTTGCTCGTGGAGGGCGCAGACTCGGTGGTGGGCGCGGGAGATGCCATGAAGTGGTGACGGATGCGTGGTGACGAAAATGAAGGAGAAGAAGAGCGGCGGAAAATTCAGCAGGGCCGGTTCACACACGCCAGCGGCGGAACTCAAGTACCTGATGCGTGATGATCAGGAAAAGCAGAGACAGGCTCGAGTAATACACCAGCGGTCGGGTATCCAGCAGGCCATTGGTAAAGGTGTCAATGTGCTGCACGGAGGCGATGTAGTAGACGAAGTCCACGAACGCCTTCGTTTCCGCGCGCTGGAAGTAGATGATGAACAATCCGATGAGGAAATGCATCAGGCTTGCGGTAAAGGACACCACGGCTGCGACGATCTGGTTCGCCGTTAGCGCGGAGGCGAGGCATCCCATGGACAGATTGAACAGGCCCATGGCGAAGAGGAGAATGTAGGTCCCCAGCAGGGCTCCGTGGGGGATTTCCGCCGCGCCATTGGTCATGGTCTGGAAGATGGCAAAGTTCGCCAGACTGGGAACCCAGAGCAGGCAGTAGAAGACCACGCTCGCGAGGTACTTGGCGAAGACGATCTGCCACGTACGCACAGGCGCGGTGCAGAGTGTCTCCCAGGTGCCGAGCTTCCGCTCCTCTGCAAAGAGGCGCATGGTGAGCAGGGGGAACACGAAGAAATAACTGAGCCAGAACCACTGCGAGGAGAAGGTCCAGGTCACGATGCTGGTCGTTTGAGGCTTGGCCTCCAGCACGGTGATGGCGGCACGGAACGAGAGGCCATTGATGATCATCACCAGCGCCAGCACCACATAGGCGATGGGGGAGAAGAAGAAGCTCCGAAGTTCCTTGGTGAACAGGGTGAGTAGCAGACGCACGGGAGAGGAGGCGGGAAAGGGTGGGGTGAAAAAGGAAAACAGGAATGACTGGCGCCTCAATCGCCGCTGGTCATCTCCACGAAGACGTCCTCCAGGCGGGGCTGCTCCAGATGCAGCTCGCGGATGGGCCACTGTTTCTTCAGCGCGAGATCAGAAAGCGCCTCGC contains these protein-coding regions:
- a CDS encoding ABC transporter permease; the protein is MRLLLTLFTKELRSFFFSPIAYVVLALVMIINGLSFRAAITVLEAKPQTTSIVTWTFSSQWFWLSYFFVFPLLTMRLFAEERKLGTWETLCTAPVRTWQIVFAKYLASVVFYCLLWVPSLANFAIFQTMTNGAAEIPHGALLGTYILLFAMGLFNLSMGCLASALTANQIVAAVVSFTASLMHFLIGLFIIYFQRAETKAFVDFVYYIASVQHIDTFTNGLLDTRPLVYYSSLSLLFLIITHQVLEFRRWRV